From Hydra vulgaris chromosome 15, alternate assembly HydraT2T_AEP, one genomic window encodes:
- the LOC100215581 gene encoding ribosome biogenesis protein bop1-B isoform X2 — translation MPKKQSKVTVAEEKRETLNNKLNGDDLSESEDSVYSGLEDEGSSDSDYSSDEEKNQSADEDEYDSDDEIKISRIMQNKNNEIESVNLKQAELNRSIMQQMKQDEVDTSDEEDIRNTVGNIPMEWYKDYQHFGYSLDGKKLIKKSQGDQLDEFLSKMEDPNYWKTVYDKTNMEEIILTDEEIAIIQRIEGGKFPEKDFDPYEPYVDYFTGEKMIHPVKSTPASKRSFIPSKWEHKKVMKIVRAIRNGWIKPKVGKDDKPKYYLLWGKDDVPKTHVMHWPAPKLKLPGHEESYNPPPEYLPTEEEKAVWLATDPEDRTQNFLSQKYDALRKVPGYSKFINEKFDRCLDLYLCARQKKVRLQIDPEDLIPKLPRPRDLQPYPTVQSLIYKGHEGVVTCISVDPTGQWLASGSTDKNIRFWEIQTSRCLKAIKFDGTVHSLQWNPNEAIPILLAAIDSHLNVINPNLGDKLLCKNVDKLIDQYTGDIDSANTIEWSQPSSDELNRGIKLKLMHQKPIKQVTWHAKGDYFATVCPEGDSKSILLHQLTKRKTQCPFKKMNGQIQCVKFHPSRPFFFVATQRYVRVYNLQKQELSKKLMSGVKWISSIDVHPQGDNIIIGSYDKRLCWFDMDLSSKPYKVLRHHKKAIRQVAYHRCYPLFASASDDGTVVVSHATVYSDLMQNPMIVPLKILRGHKSIDDLGVTDIAFHPHQPWIFTSGADMTIRLFT, via the exons ATgccaaaaaaacaaagtaaagtAACTGTTGCTGAagaaaag AGAGAAACTTTGAACAATAAACTTAATGGTGATGATTTAAGTGAGAGTGAAGACAGTGTTTACTCTGGATTAGAAGATGAAGGTTCTAGTGATTCTGATTACTCatctgatgaagaaaaaaatcag tcagcTGACGAAGACGAATatgattctgatgatgaaataaaaatttcaagaattatgcaaaataaaaataatgaaatagaaTCAGTCAACCTGAAACAAGCCGAATTAAACAGATCAATAATGCAACAAATGAAACAAGACGAAGTTGATACTTCAGATGAAGAG GACATTAGAAACACAGTTGGTAACATTCCAATGGAATGGTACAAAGATTATCAGCATTTTGGGTACAGTTTAGatggtaaaaaattaatcaagaaGTCACAAGGTGATCAG TTGGATGAGTTTCTTTCAAAGATGGAAGATCCAAACTACTG gaaaactgtttatgataaaacaaatatggaAGAAATTATACTGACTGATGAAGAAATTGCTATTATTCAAAGAATAGAAGGTGGAAAGTTTCCAGAGAAAGACTTTGATCCCTATGAG ccATATGTGGACTATTTCACAGGAGAGAAAATGATTCATCCAGTAAAAAGCACACCTGCTtccaaaagaagttttattcCGTCAAAATGGGAACATAAAAAG GTGATGAAAATTGTTCGAGCGATACGTAATGGTTGGATTAAACCTAAAGTTGGAAAAGATGATaaaccaaaatattatttgttgtgGGGGAAAGATGATGtg CCTAAAACTCATGTAATGCATTGGCCAGCACCAAAACTTAAACTTCCTg GTCATGAGGAATCATACAATCCTCCTCCAGAATATCTTCCTACAGAAGAAGAg aAAGCAGTTTGGTTAGCCACAGACCCTGAAGATAGGACACAAAATTTTCTCTCACAGAAGTATGATGCTTTGAGAAAAGTTCCAGGATATTCTAAGTTTATAAATGAGAAATTTGATAGGTGTCTTGATCTTTACTTATGTGCAAGACAGAAGAAAGTCAGA CTACAAATTGATCCTGAAGACTTAATACCAAAACTTCCTCGACCACGTGATCTACAACCATATCCAACAGTTCAATCTTTG ATCTACAAAGGTCATGAGGGAGTTGTCACTTGTATTTCGGTGGATCCTACTGGACAATGGCTAGCTAGTG GCAGCACAGATAAGAATATTCGTTTCTGGGAGATCCAAACTTCACGTTGTTTGAAGGCAATTAAATTTGATGGTACTGTGCACAGTTTGCAGTGGAATCCAAATGAAGCTATACCTATTTTGTTAGCAGCTAT aGATTcacatttaaatgttataaatccAAACCTTGGAGACAAACTACTATGCAAAAATGTGGATAAATTGATCGATCAATATACTGGGGACATAG aCTCTGCAAATACTATTGAATGGAGTCAGCCTTCTTCAGATGAACTTAACCGTggaataaaactaaaattaatgcATCAAAAG cctATCAAACAAGTGACGTGGCATGCGAAAGGAGATTATTTTGCTACGGTTTGTCCAGAAG GTGACAGCAAATCGATCCTGCTTCATCAGTTGACTAAAAGAAAAACTCaa TGCccgtttaaaaaaatgaatggaCAAATTCAATGCGTAAAGTTTCATCCTTCAAGACCGTTCTTTTTTGTTGCG acgCAAAGATATGTTCGTGTTTACAATCTTCAAAAACAAGagctttcaaaaaaacttatgtCTGGAGTTAAATGGATATCTAGCATTGATGTTCATCCTCaag gtGATAATATTATAATTGGAAGTTATGACAAACGTTTATGTTGGTTTGACATGGATTTGTCTTCAAAACCGTATAAAGTGCTACG aCATCATAAAAAAGCTATACGCCAAGTGGCATACCATCGATGCTATCCTTTGTTTGCTTCCGCTTCAGATGATGGAACTGTAGTAGTTAGTCATGCAACCGTGTACag TGATTTAATGCAAAATCCGATGATTGTTCCTTTAAAAATACTGCGTGGACACAAGTCGATTGACGATCttg gagtTACTGACATAGCGTTTCATCCGCATCAACCTTGGATATTTACATCTGGTGCTGATATGACAATAAGATTATTCACTTAA